The nucleotide window cttaaatagaaagtttattttcaatcttACTCAAATCACATGTAATATTCCAACACATATAAAAGgaagaaaatttgtttttaatcttactaaaatcacaTATATTATTCCAGTTGatataaagatataaatatCCTTAATCTTAAATAGTCAAAATTAATAGTTATATAAAATTGCAATAGCATGCATTATTGCATACTAATCTTGTCCTGAAACTTACAATAAATTTATAAGAAAGTGTATGTGAGAAGCTAATTATAAGTATGAGGTATTCGTACCTATAGGTTAAAACGTAGTCAAGCGTGATCATATTTAatttgtctcaatgtaaatattattgatatcaaattttataatttttactgtacaaagttagaaaaattaataatcaaattattgcATTAGACTGTGAAAAGTTTTAAACGTTGCAAGTAGGGCTGAACAAactttggtctaaaccgtaaaccaaaccggaattttagtatttggtctGGCCTACGGTTTAAACAGTCtggtctgtttttttttttttcaaattaaatcacGGTTTACAGTCTGGTCtcggtttttttatttttcagactaGACCGGACCGCAAACCGTACTATggtcaaaaatcataattttgtatttaaaaaattaagttgctacctagatattttaagatgtagttatttttatataacaatatatacttgaatgatgttgatgttatcaactaattacaaattattatatttattaatcgTAGATgtgaaatatttgcataaatacatgtattaatttggataaaaatataaaaataaaaaattgtagaccagaccagactaGACTGGACCGTTGTAAAATGGTTTAGTATGGTCTGGTGATTTAAACGTTCCAATCCAGTCCGAAAAAATTTCAAATCGGAATTTCTGATTTGGTCTGATTTTAGTGTCACATCAGACTAAATCGGACTGTGTTCACCCCTAAttacaagtattttagaacAAATAATATATCATTATTCATTAGCAACCAATTTGAACcatgttttaaatatttatagatatagatatagaaGTAATTAGCTTAATTAAGtcaaaatcattttaaattaattaaaattttgagaTAAATTTGATAGAATTGCAAGTTGCAAGTCAAGTGGAgattaaaaaacataattagcGAAATAAGGGGGTCCAATCTTGTGggataaacataaatttataaCCACCAAATTTAGACGACCGCccaatgaaattaaaatacgTAGTGGGACCCATCCATATAACCAATTTAAATACCACTCTTAGGCGCCCACAGTCCCAACACTCTCTTCCAAAACCAGAAACCGGAAACCAGAAACCGGCTATCAGCAAACGGTTTTTTCAAgtgtaaaatattattaaaatattctaACTATTCCGTATTTCCTTTAATTATACTTTCCCGAAAACCAGGAGCTGGAGATGTGGGTCCCACCCACTTTCCCACATTATGTGACGATTCGACCGCACCCTGACATTGACACGTTTGTTTCACGCGCTATTTCCTATTTGTAAGTGTCGTCCAAGTTTGATGTTTCTTTTACCACGTGCCTTCCATGCCTGTGTTATGAGGTTTTACCTGTATTTTTAAGGTTATGTTATGATAAAATTTGAATAAGACAAATTTAATTTCTGCATGTCATGAATTTcccatatttttaaaatttttgttttagtaCTCCTAGTTTACATTGACAAgggaattaaaaattattaactacattttaaaatatttataattgatcGTAATATATTAAATACAAGAATAatagaacggagaaagtatattaCATACATGCATCGCTGAGATCGAAAACAAACTCTAGTCGACTATCGCTATATTGATcacaaaataaaagtttttaacCACGCACTAAATAAACTCATGATTCTTAATTCAAATGTTATACATTGATCGTGGTGAAAATTATATTACTATCACAGTGATGAaaaaaaatgatcaatcaataaTATGACCAACGGtgtctattttgtatatgttccATAATCCATATGTCCCactcaattttaaattaatgtcaatttggtcagttttattttatttatagtatttttattttttgaataattatctACCACttatttttaatctcatttataagttttaacttttttttaattttatctatataattaattaatgtcaATTAGTTTtaacattatattttatttattattttcaactcaCACCTGAGCTATTTCTATGAggtaaaattaacctttttcATCAAAATTCACATATGCggaataaaatactatattgtAGACATTTcaaattctattttatttttactacattttattttttttagtccgTTTATATTACTTGCCATAACTATTTTTGCTCTTATTTTTTTCCTATTAAATACTTTATTAACTTttacatataatattttttttttccaatttcttTAAATCTTATAATTGTCTATTTATTGTAAAGAAAAACCTCCTTTTCTTGTACTTATTCTCACTTTCTTTTTGTTAAAACTATTTTGAAATATGTATCTGAAATTACAACCTAGAAAGAATAACTCCTATATTATAAGTTTTGTTAGTATTATATACATCATACATGATAAATTCtttcaagttattttattatatttaactttCTTGGCCACAATTTGTAGATGCATGATAGaggtgatcatgggcggcccggtccaacccggcccgaaaaagtgagggtttgggtgttaaaatatggcccgatgggcgggtttgggtagaaaataagtggcccgattttttttgggacgggtttgggatttggtgtttggcccgcgggccggcccgaaaaagtgtgttttcatgatttgcattttaatttgttttattttatgtataatatgtaacaattgtatttgattatttcaattatttttaatttgtgttttaaattatgtataatatgcaacaattgtatttgtagttttgtgaatttctttgtcttttttggttttatttattttagttttatatttttatttttttggttatttacaaatcacggtgattgattagatattattaaataaaaaaaatgagagtttttaatttaaagcattatGGATAAGTGCTTTAAGTTATAGTGAAATAATCATGGttatcttaaaattaatttaaaataaaaaaataatatataacataggcccgcaaaAGCCCGCAAAGTACGGGTTTGGGCAAGAACTTTTTGGCCCGCACTTTGGCCCGGCCCAGCCCGACCCGCATCAATGGGTAGATTTTTTCCTCTCGgcccggcccggtgtttgatcacctctaATGCATGATAACCTATTGGCATTCACTCATCAAGATTAGTTTTACTTGTATAGATTGTGATAATCCTTTTGGAATACGGAATAGTACacaacaaaccatttttgagtGGATACATTTTGAGGCTAAATATTGAATTTTGTGCCTTTTATGTACTCTTACTTatctctattttgtttttatccGGCTAGCTCATCTAATTTTaatccaataaaaataaaaaaaacaacttgGCTAAGGCATAGGAGTACAAAAGAACACAATTCACATGTATTTGGAAATGAATTCTAAAATAAAGTTttgaattctatttttatttaattagttaatttgTTTCTTGTTTCAATCTATTCGTAAAATAATAAGAGGAAATTTTTTTGGTGCATATTGGGTGCAATCATATCTCTTATTGAGACTTATCCTTCAAATTAATATCATCTCAATACTCAAATAGAGTCGAAATATCATAATCGAGTTGTTCAACCAGTTAAGAGTCATCCAATAAGTTAAAGCTTATCACTTGTGTTTCATTTAATTCGATAGTAAATTTATGTTAACGGAAAAATGTTGAGCATAATAAGTTAGGTAAAGATTTTGAGTTTAAATTTCATTAGCCTCTCCTCTGATCCTTTATATTTCACTCATTTTACCatctataaaaaagttaatttttaaaagtttaactttttaatatgagataaaaatgataaattacattaataatcCCACTTATTGCTCATCaatctttttaaataattaatttactgGAGTCCAATTGAGCTAGTATATTCTTAATTCACATTTATTATctatttctaaattttttattcaaaaaatgcGCCCATAGCTTAAGAAGCCAACATATACCACTATTCAAAACCCATTTGACAAATTCGCCATCACCAAATAAGTACACGTAATCAcaatctttaaaataaaatctttattaaataaacaaaacccTTTCCTTCCCCAAACAATCGGAAAGTAATTTACACGAAATACGTTGAGAGTGAAGGTCTAAAGTCTTAGTCTATCCGTACTATTAAAAACAATACTTCCTCGGTTCCGTTCTGTTTTAATCGCTATATTTGCATGCATGaggattaagaaaagtgattgacctacactattgctgattgtttactttttagagtatagtattttattattgttaattgaaaaagaaaaaaaaggttgttaggttattttatagagtatagtataatattttattataaaatatagagtatagagtagaataaaaataggggtaggtagaactttaaatgattactttattactaaaaacagaaatgtagcaagtaatatgaaattgccaaaaataaaaaatataatgggtattatagaacggaggaagtatattctaaaagaaaacaatatgtTAATgatataaaaagataaattatgcagttaaatgaaaattgaaaaacaagTATGACTTATTgtcaaaaaatacaaatatagcacctataaaaataataaaataaaaataaaaaaaacagtgACAAAGTGAGGATACAAATAGTCCCATACGAACATAAACAATTATTAGTATACTAAGATGATGctatcaaataatattaaattaacaaATAGAGTTAGGTTCTTCTCCCCTTTTCCCAAATTATGGAATGCCTtccattttaaatatttatttttacgtCCAATGAATTTTGTAGCTATATCATCCAGTTTGAAAGCATATACTCATACAACCATTTATACACATCATCGGAGAAAATCTAGAATATGATTTGAGTCATtcgtataattaaaaattatgtaaatatatttatcacgtaaaaattttatataacaCATAAAAATGGTTAAGTCATCTAGTACACATACAAAGATAAATATTCGACTAATTATATATTAGCGTTTTgaatttgctaatttttataaaCTTTCTATGAATAgatatttttgcttttttattgattgattttggaaaaacaagttttatagatgaaataataaaaataaaataaatacatttaaaatgaaattggaGTATTTAATAAATTCACTTCGACGAAATATAAAGGACAAATTTATAGTTGGGCATGGAGAAGACTcgtttaattatgaaatttgccTCATATATATTTTGtgagaaaatccaaaaaaagagACAATAATATTATAGATAGTGAAAAATTGTgcaaatgagaaaaaaaaatatatagagatgaaatataaaaaaatgttcttaatatatttcatataaaagtaaaaaaaaaaaaaaaaacaaatttaatacaacaaataaaaaaaatagagctAATTTGTTGTGGGAGAGGGAGAGGAAGGGGAAGTATAATATTGAGGCAATGGTTAAAATATAATGAACTacgattttgtttgatttgtctatATGAAGATtatcaatataaaattttatattaactttttgtTTTGTATAATTAAAAGTACACCTGTTATAAACTGAATTAGTTTATTAGACTGCATCAAAATTAAACATCACAAGTATTTTAAAACAGATGtaggataaataaaaaaataaacttaattagtAGGGAAAGAGGGAGTAGTATAGTTTGGCTTGCCCAAACTTcgctattctttttattttattgtcacCCCTATTTAAATGGAATGATAAAAAGGCCCttggacttaaaatttgtgTAACACACCTCAATCTcattcaataattaataattaatatttatgttaataaattatattttttaataataattaatttattattattattattattattattattattattataattattattatttttgagaattaattataataataataataataatattaaattaataattattaactaatataatatattaattaaatatttattaatttaacttattaatttaataattatgattttgaaatgtttattagtttatatgtatgaattatattatttgttaataatttatattattaaatgtttattaaattaatataattaatgtaattaaaaCTGACTTTAGAACATTcaaggtcgggcagcattattTAGGTTAggcaaattccctatccgtataataaattatattatttaataataattaataaataataatgtagtttaagaattaaaatttcaaataaattaataataacaatataaaatattagataaataataatatagtttaagaattaataataacaatataaaatattaaataaatattaattagataaatataatatatatatatatatattataaaataaaataatttacaacaatatatattaaataataacaaaataaaaaataatttaaataaataagagaaacaaaataaaaaaaataaataagagaaaattatGCATGGTGAATCTTAgaaattcattattcattatataAAAAGgggcgaaaaaataaaaagaatgaaaaagttaaataatcTGAATTAATTGAAAAGACCACACTCCTTTCCTTTACCAGTTTTTGGGAAACAGCTGCGGCTTCTGAACCCAGCAGCAACCATTTCcacttttcttattttattttattttttctcctcaattatatttatatatactctCCTTCTCATTTCTCCCTCCTTCCCTTCCAAACACAACCTTACTTTTATTTCCCCTCTTACAAATTTCcccaaacaattaaattaaactacataaaaaatcaatcaatatcaataaaaaaaaaaggtagaaaaaataatcaaaaatgcGGATGAGTTGCAATGGATGTAGAGTTCTACGAAAAGGATGTAGCGAAGATTGCAGTATACGTCCCTGTCTTCAATGGATTAAATTGCCGGAATCTCAAGCCAATGCCACCGTTTTTCTGGCTAAGTTTTACGGCCGTGCTGGGCTTATGAATCTTATCAACGCTGGCCCTGATCATCTTCGTCCTGGTTAGTTCTTTTTTCTTACGATCCGTTTGGTTGTTGATGCTCGCTAAGGAATTTATTTCGACTTTGTCTATGTTAATGACTTgagttatttgattaaaaattatattaagattcattttattgaattattcttaatttgtaatttgagATCTAATGCATGGGTGGTTTTAGGCACATTCGACTGCTTAGTTTTAACATACATTTATTATGTGTAATTAAGTTTTTCTGTTTAtattcattttttgtttttaaatagatTTGTTGGAATATGGAAtaaattttgtgttattttatattttggtgtTTTCAAACATGAATGTTTAAACTAATTTGAGTCAAAAAAACACATGCAtatggttttttttaaaaaaaaaaatttattttatgtaatttaatttaaatttggagataaataaatttttattttttaaaatgaggGGATGATCTAATCTTTGTTTGGTAGTATTTCCTTTTCTTTTGAAAAATGATATGACTATTTTGCCCTTGTTGTACATACTAGACTTATTAGTagtagtaattatttttttcactttgcaTGTATTTACAATGGTAAGAAAAAGggtcaaaattaaaaagaaaaggtaGGATTAAGGATGTATAGTATTAGACTAGTtattgaattaattatttttttgttttaattttttatgagcTACTTATTCATCGACATGCATAAAACATCCAACTAAAGCAAAAATTGAGAAATATCCGCATATTCGtttataagaataaaatagtaatatattttaaatagtaatactcctaaattatgaaaaagtaaaaacaatagttttttttgtttgacaTTTGATTTGTCAATAcgtttaaagtaatttttattttaggtaatattttaatatttatgttcttatacttggtatatatttggCATGATGATAATTATTCTTTATCccataaaagtataaaaatttagaatatatttaaatttatcattttgttttacttgatgataaaatataattaaatttaacacttttttttgttttacatgTACTCCCTCCCCTGTGAACTCCTATCAccttttttcattttacttgTTCCACTTAATTTacatttgtattattattattattactattattactattattatggttaaccattttcttttaatctgtTTCgtatattttaactctcttttaattctATCCACacagttaattttttttaattaattatcacaTCCTTAAAAATCTTTTTCTCCAAATCAAGGGGGACATAGGgagtaattaaaaataatattcgtGAAATCTAGTGGTAGTATTCTAATTTCTAGAAGTAGAAAGTGGTTTAGTGGCTAGATTTTAGGTGGAAATGGGTTTTAGCTGCCACGTTACTATATTTGTCAAGTGGATCAATTTGTTTGGTAGTGATTATGATATAATCAAAGTATTAAGTAAccttattgtttaatttaatgtaattaattataattaaagaaattggATTATATCCTAATCTTGTTTTTAAATTACAGCAATATTTAGGTCATTGTTGTACGAGGCATGTGGAAGAATGGTAAACCCAATATATGGTTCAGTTGGTTTACTATGGTCAGGTCAATGGCAGCTTTGTCAAAACGCCGTTGAAGCCGTTTTAAAAGGCGCGCCGATCACGCCCATTCCAACTGAAGCCGCTGCCAATTCACCTCCAATTCAAGCAGCGTATGATATTCGCCACGTGTCAAAAGATGAACACGCCAATTCCAACAGCTCGGCTGGCTCGCATAAAGTTAAGCCGACTAGGACTCGGTTCAAGCGCACCGGCTCCAAGCGGAAGCCGACTCAATCCTCGGCTGCTTCGCTCTCTGCTCTACAGATGATGGCTGCCGCTGCAGCCAATGCTGATACTGAGTCAACTCGGCCTGACTCGGCTGAGTTGAATGGGTCGAGTATGAGTCATGACTCGACCGTGAGCCATCCTGACGAGCCTACGAGCACCATGGATATGACCGAAGTAACGGCCGATGTTTGTGATGTTGCGGACCAAGACAACGTCAGAAATGgtggttgtggtggtggtgatggtgaGGTGGAGCTTGACCTCACACTCGGTTTCAGGTTTGACTCGCCGATCGAGTCAAAAAGTAGAATGGTTTCCCGTGGGAATACCGATCAAAGCGTAGTATGTGGAATGAAATTAGGACTTGTTTAATagattaggtttttttttttttaatattttgtttttgtgaCAATTTTGATCTTTGGATGTATAAAAAAGAGGTAGACTACatataaaaatatgataaagGGCACATGTGTTAATTATATACTTTTTGAAGTGATAAATTTGGGATAAATTTCTTTTGCATCCTATGAAAATGGATAGAAATGTGCTTTAATTGTTACATATTTATTGCATTTTGTAGTTATCATGAGAGAAAATTTTAGGGTTTAACCTTAAAAATGTGAAAAGATCAActtcaataataaattattagttgcttaatattgaataaattgtatattgACCTAATAGTTAAGGTTTTTACCATTTTCACTTTTAttccaacaaaaaaaacttgaaaaaaataaacaaattgaaaaactTCAATA belongs to Amaranthus tricolor cultivar Red isolate AtriRed21 chromosome 17, ASM2621246v1, whole genome shotgun sequence and includes:
- the LOC130804683 gene encoding LOB domain-containing protein 40-like, with the protein product MRMSCNGCRVLRKGCSEDCSIRPCLQWIKLPESQANATVFLAKFYGRAGLMNLINAGPDHLRPAIFRSLLYEACGRMVNPIYGSVGLLWSGQWQLCQNAVEAVLKGAPITPIPTEAAANSPPIQAAYDIRHVSKDEHANSNSSAGSHKVKPTRTRFKRTGSKRKPTQSSAASLSALQMMAAAAANADTESTRPDSAELNGSSMSHDSTVSHPDEPTSTMDMTEVTADVCDVADQDNVRNGGCGGGDGEVELDLTLGFRFDSPIESKSRMVSRGNTDQSVVCGMKLGLV